In one window of Camelina sativa cultivar DH55 chromosome 15, Cs, whole genome shotgun sequence DNA:
- the LOC104748616 gene encoding uncharacterized protein LOC104748616: MAASSSPEIRIADEHLALELTVRDLDSPVSDGVSSAPVSSSDEIIPLLNQTQRPRINIFSASYTRRKPREQVIKVTETEISPVTQFSSWVWSGSRYSGLLCMALSSILYLIMELVSDTFSVQPIPLFETAFMRCTIILILSYLWLKRTGQPVFGPAHARKLLVSRALVGYLSLFSFIFSIQMLPLSQAIVLSFLNPVMASIAARVVLHEKLKITDIGGLACSFFGVLFIFGPTLSVQVGSEAKNENLKGNHHIYAFLLGLFSSITGGITYCLIKAAAKASEQPVITVLSFGLVACPAAAICMFSLESFVLPAFDTFISMIVLGLLAFCAEVLLARGLQLERISKAANILYIEVVLSQLWTVSTGKAESSGLFSRLVGCLLIIISVSYTVYMGPAKDTE; encoded by the exons ATGGCGGCTTCTTCGTCTCCGGAGATCAGAATCGCCGACGAACACCTCGCCCTTGAGCTTACCGTCCGCGATCTAGATTCTCCGGTTTCAGACGGCGTCTCCTCGGCCCCTGTATCATCTTCCGACGAAATCATCCCTCTCCTGAATCAAACCCAAAGACCTAGGATCAACATCTTCTCCGCCTCCTACACTCGACGCAAACCAAGA GAGCAAGTGATTAAAGTGACTGAAACTGAGATATCACCAGTGACTCAGTTTTCTTCATGGGTTTGGAGTGGGTCTCGTTACTCTGGCTTACTGTGTATGGCCTTGTCATCGATACTGTATCTCATCATGGAGTTAGTTTCAGATACTTTTTCTG TTCAGCCCATTCCTTTGTTTGAGACCGCGTTCATGAGATGCACAATTATCTTGATACTATCATACCTTTGGTTGAAAAGAACTGGACAACCAGTTTTTGGACCTGCGCATGCCAGGAAGCTTTTGGTTTCCAGAGCCCTTGTGGGTTACCTTTCATTGTTTAGTTTCATCTTTAG CATCCAAATGTTGCCCTTGTCCCAAGCTATTGTACTAAGCTTCTTGAATCCAGTTATGGCTTCCATTGCAGCACGTGTTGTTCTGCATGAGAAGTTGAAAATCACTGATATTGGAG GTCTTGCTTGCAGTTTCTTTGGCGTGCTATTTATCTTTGGCCCAACACTAAGTGTCCAAG TTGGATCAGAAGCAAAGAATGAAAATCTAAAAGGAAACCATCATATTTATGCGTTCTTGTTGGGCTTATTTTCATCAATCACTGGAGGAATCACTTATTGTCTCATAAAGGCAGCTGCTAAAGCATCGGAACAGCCAGT GATCACTGTCCTCTCGTTTGGTTTGGTAGCTTGCCCTGCTGCAGCAATTTGCATGTTTTCCTTGGAG AGCTTTGTCCTGCCAGCGTTTGACACATTCATTAGCATGATTGTACTAGGGTTACTGGCATTTTGCGCAGAG GTACTTTTGGCACGTGGGCTTCAGCTTGAGAGAATCAGCAAAGCTGCAAACATATTGTACATCGAG GTGGTGTTATCGCAGTTATGGACAGTAAGCACGGGAAAAGCAGAATCGTCAGGTTTGTTTAGCCGACTTGTTGGGTGTTTGCTCATTATCATATCAGTGAGCTACACGGTTTATATGGGACCTGCTAAAGATACTGAGTAA
- the LOC109124556 gene encoding uncharacterized protein LOC109124556 produces the protein QVIKVTETEISPVTQFSSWVWSGSRYSGLLCMALSSILYLIMELVSDTFSVQPIPLFETAFMRCTIILILSYLWLKRTGQPVFGPAHARKLLVSRALVGYLSLFSFIFSIQMLPLSQAIVLSFLNPVMASIAARVVLHEKLKITDIGGLACSFFGVLFIFGPTLSVQVGSEAKNENLKGNHHIYAFLLGLFSSITGGITYCLIKAAAKASEQPVITVLSFGLVACPAAAICMFSLESFVLPAFDTFISMIVLGLLAFCAEVLLARGLQLERISKAANILYIEVVLSQLWTVSTGKAESSGLFSRLVGCLLIIISVSYTVYMGPAKDTE, from the exons CAAGTGATTAAAGTGACTGAAACTGAGATATCACCAGTGACTCAGTTTTCTTCATGGGTTTGGAGTGGGTCTCGTTACTCTGGCTTACTGTGTATGGCCTTGTCATCGATACTGTATCTCATCATGGAGTTAGTTTCAGATACTTTTTCTG TTCAGCCCATTCCTTTGTTTGAGACCGCGTTCATGAGATGCACAATTATCTTGATACTATCATACCTTTGGTTGAAAAGAACTGGACAACCAGTTTTTGGACCTGCGCATGCCAGGAAGCTTTTGGTTTCCAGAGCCCTTGTGGGTTACCTTTCATTGTTTAGTTTCATCTTTAG CATCCAAATGTTGCCCTTGTCCCAAGCTATTGTACTAAGCTTCTTGAATCCAGTTATGGCTTCCATTGCAGCACGTGTTGTTCTGCATGAGAAGTTGAAAATCACTGATATTGGAG GTCTTGCTTGCAGTTTCTTTGGCGTGCTATTTATCTTTGGCCCAACACTAAGTGTCCAAG TTGGATCAGAAGCAAAGAATGAAAATCTAAAAGGAAACCATCATATTTATGCGTTCTTGTTGGGCTTATTTTCATCAATCACTGGAGGAATCACTTATTGTCTCATAAAGGCAGCTGCTAAAGCATCGGAACAGCCAGT GATCACTGTCCTCTCGTTTGGTTTGGTAGCTTGCCCTGCTGCAGCAATTTGCATGTTTTCCTTGGAG AGCTTTGTCCTGCCAGCGTTTGACACATTCATTAGCATGATTGTACTAGGGTTACTGGCATTTTGCGCAGAG GTACTTTTGGCACGTGGGCTTCAGCTTGAGAGAATCAGCAAAGCTGCAAACATATTGTACATCGAG GTGGTGTTATCGCAGTTATGGACAGTAAGCACGGGAAAAGCAGAATCGTCAGGTTTGTTTAGCCGACTTGTTGGGTGTTTGCTCATTATCATATCAGTGAGCTACACGGTTTATATGGGACCTGCTAAAGATACTGAGTAA